In Eublepharis macularius isolate TG4126 chromosome 4, MPM_Emac_v1.0, whole genome shotgun sequence, the following are encoded in one genomic region:
- the LOC129327084 gene encoding zinc finger protein 154-like, with product MDSFKDPPKTCQELPFRGIKQECRMPDTSSGFGRISPALSTSSPPCGGTEAAARQPAQTEDGPVSFEEVDVDFTKEEWELLDPGQRALAMDVMLENFGNVASLGELLTARSEEEKGLAQSSTERERTAGNDGQKHENEQKPYGVLVDRAWQPEVDKNVTHQEGTKIQERNQTQNWQNTSHASVGGDLQLIQIQQETKNRKGRNECPVCFKNFSSKSSLNVHQRIHTGGRPYICSECGEAFREKAHLTSHQRTHTGEKPYTCLECGKSFSQSKNLTSHRRSHTGEKPYKCVECGKSFSQKANLVKHQGTHTGEKLSKCLESTKSISQSAHVTSHLTIDMRGKQHKCPDCDRSFLNMSDLVRHQRIHTGEKPYKCSECGKSFSQRANAIRHQETHTREKPYKCSECGKSFRWNAQLISHRTVHTRERLCKCSDCGQSFCSTSNLVRHQRIHTGEKPYKCLECGKRFNQRTNLTSHQRVHAAAKLYHALGYGKSEMPSPETRATLGNSQLPCSNPLPLNQNGKEQRHPPLDATQFVRLYFSSLLKNSPAT from the exons ATGGATTCATTCAAAGATCCGCCAAAAACCTGCCAGGAGCTACCATTTAGAGGCATCAAGCAGGAATGTCGAATGCCTGACACCTCCTCAG gctTTGGAAGAATATCGCCTGCGCTTTCCACCTCTTCCCCACCTTGtggtggaacagaagcagccgcTAGGCAGCCAGCTCAGACTGAGGACGGTCCCGTGTCCTTTGAGGAAGTGGATGTGGACTTCACCAAGGAGGAGTGGGAGCTGCTGGACCCGGGCCAAAGGGCTCTGGCCATGGACGTCATGttggagaattttgggaatgtggcctctctcg GAGAACTCTTGACGGCCAGatctgaagaagaaaaggggCTTGCCCAGAGttccacagaaagagagagaacagcaG GAAATGATGGGCAGAAACATGAGAATGAGCAGAAACCTTATGGGGTATTGGTAGACAGAGCCTGGCAGCCAGAGGTGGATAAAAATGTCACACATCAAGAAGGAACAAagatacaggagagaaaccaaaCACAGAATTGGCAAAACACATCTCATGCTTCTGTAGGAGGGGACTTGCAGCTGATCCAGATCCAACAAGAAACCAAGAACAGAAAGGGAAGGAATGAGTGCCCCGTCTGTTTCAAAAACTTCAGCAGTAAATCAAGCCTTAACGTACAccagagaattcacacaggggggAGACCTTACATATGCTCAGAGTGTGGTGAGGCCTTTCGTGAGAAAGCACACCTTACTTCACATCAAAggacccacacaggagagaagccatatacgtgtttggagtgtggaaagagctttagtcaAAGCAAGAATCTTACTTCCCACCGAAGAAGCCACACAGgcgagaaaccgtataaatgtgtTGAGTGTGGTAAGAGTTTCAGTCAGAAGGCAAATCTTGTTAAACACCAAggaactcacacaggggagaaactgtCTAAATGTTTAGAAAGCACAAAGAGTATTAGTCAGAGTGCACATGTAACTTCACATCTAACAATTGATATGCGAGGGAAACAGCATAAATGCCCGGACTGCGATCGGAGCTTTTTAAATATGTCAGACCTTGTTCGAcatcagagaattcacacaggagagaagccgtataaatgctcagaatgtggcaAGAGCTTCAGTCAGAGGGCAAATGCTATTAGACACCAAGAAAcccacacaagggagaaaccatataaatgttcagagtgtgggaagagcttcaggtGGAATGCGCAGCTGATTTCACATCGAACAGTTCACACAAGGGAGAGATTGTGCAAATGTTCAGACTGCGGTCAGAGTTTCTGTAGCACATCAAACCTTGTCAggcaccaaagaattcacacaggggagaagccgtataaatgcttggaatgtggaaaacgCTTCAATCAGAGAACCAATCTAACGTCGCATCAAAGAGTCCATGCGGCAGCAAAATTATATCATGCCTTGGGGTATGGAAAGAGTGAAATGCCAAGTCCGGAAACCCGTGCCACACTTGGCAATTCGCAGctcccatgttcaaatcccctccCATTAAATCAGAATGGCAAAGAGCAGCGACACCCTCCACTGGATGCCACCCAGTTTGTGAGGCTTTATTTTAGCAGTCTCCTTAAAAATAGCCCTGCTACTTAA